Proteins from a genomic interval of Tenacibaculum sp. SZ-18:
- a CDS encoding transposase, which yields MYKNDKVIRRYSEPFKLKILDELTTGKLNKYQLGKAYGIAPTTINEWIKKYNRKDLMNTRITVKTKDEITRIKQLQKEIEQQKKLLLKKDLDAMIQDSYLEVAAEDLGYKSVAELKKKLNIER from the coding sequence ATGTATAAAAACGACAAAGTCATCAGACGTTATTCAGAACCTTTTAAATTGAAAATTTTAGACGAACTTACAACCGGAAAATTAAACAAGTATCAATTAGGTAAGGCATATGGTATCGCTCCAACTACCATTAATGAATGGATTAAAAAGTATAACCGTAAAGACCTTATGAATACCAGAATAACCGTGAAAACTAAGGATGAAATAACCAGAATTAAACAGCTTCAAAAAGAGATTGAACAACAAAAAAAACTCTTGTTAAAAAAAGACTTGGATGCTATGATTCAAGATTCATACCTAGAAGTTGCTGCTGAAGACCTTGGTTATAAATCTGTAGCAGAACTAAAAAAAAAGCTAAATATAGAGCGTTAA
- a CDS encoding IS3 family transposase has product MTTITNCFGLKRDAYYKYKHRADKRLKLEQQIIQIVKQKRKSLPREGVRKLKISLKNDFDNANLKVGRDMLFNVLRKHNMLTTRKKPSYRTTNSFHRFYKYKNIIKDVLVDRPNQVWVSDITYIRTVKGFCYLALITDLYSRKIIGYDLSDSLELSGCVRALKKALYKAKNTDELIHHSDRGIQYCSNLYTQILKRKNIKISMTEDNHCYENAVAERVNGILKDEFYLDQTFDNVIHAKRATKSAINLYNQIRLHVSLDYKTPNMVYKLTA; this is encoded by the coding sequence TTGACAACTATAACTAACTGTTTCGGACTTAAACGTGATGCATATTACAAATATAAACATAGAGCTGATAAACGTTTAAAGCTAGAACAACAGATTATTCAAATTGTTAAGCAAAAACGCAAATCCTTACCAAGAGAAGGTGTTCGTAAACTCAAAATATCCTTAAAAAACGATTTTGATAATGCAAATCTTAAGGTAGGAAGAGACATGCTATTCAATGTCCTTAGAAAACACAATATGCTTACAACCAGAAAGAAACCAAGTTATAGAACTACCAATTCTTTTCATAGATTCTATAAATACAAAAACATCATAAAAGATGTACTTGTTGATAGACCTAACCAGGTATGGGTAAGTGACATCACCTACATTAGAACTGTAAAAGGATTTTGTTATTTAGCCCTTATAACCGACTTGTATTCTAGAAAAATAATAGGGTATGATCTTAGTGATAGCTTAGAGCTTAGCGGATGTGTAAGAGCATTAAAAAAAGCATTATATAAAGCTAAAAATACGGATGAACTCATACATCACTCCGATAGAGGAATACAATATTGCAGTAACCTATATACACAAATTTTAAAAAGGAAGAACATTAAAATTAGCATGACAGAAGATAACCATTGTTATGAAAATGCTGTCGCTGAAAGGGTAAATGGTATATTAAAAGATGAGTTTTACTTAGATCAAACATTTGATAATGTGATACATGCAAAAAGAGCTACAAAAAGTGCAATCAATCTATACAACCAAATAAGATTACACGTATCTTTAGACTATAAAACACCAAATATGGTATACAAATTAACAGCTTAA
- a CDS encoding SOS response-associated peptidase, with protein sequence MCFTKSNTKSAEENEKRFKASFIAPEIYQSYYARSGYSTDYLYIIKQNENEIINPAYWGLLPENITIDKRQEYLSQYRTYNARVDKILNNQNRAINFIKSQPCIILADGIFEPHYKSDISYPHYIKHHDHGLFALAGVYTELDDGLYTTTIITREANPYFTEIHNKKKQGTFRMPLILNQEDESNWLSNDLNTSDITELLNSFTSKKFVDYPVRKSSGHPINNTEGIQPFFYPEQQSLF encoded by the coding sequence ATGTGTTTTACTAAGTCAAATACAAAATCAGCAGAAGAAAACGAAAAAAGATTTAAGGCGAGTTTTATTGCACCAGAAATTTATCAGTCATACTACGCAAGATCTGGTTATTCTACTGATTATTTGTATATTATAAAGCAAAACGAAAATGAAATTATTAACCCAGCATATTGGGGATTACTTCCGGAAAATATAACTATTGATAAGAGGCAAGAATATTTAAGTCAATATCGAACCTATAATGCCAGAGTAGATAAAATTCTTAACAATCAAAATAGAGCTATAAATTTTATAAAGAGTCAACCCTGCATAATTCTAGCAGATGGAATATTTGAACCACATTACAAATCAGATATAAGTTATCCTCATTATATAAAACATCATGATCATGGTTTGTTTGCATTGGCAGGAGTATATACAGAACTGGATGATGGTTTATACACTACTACAATTATAACTAGAGAAGCTAATCCTTATTTTACAGAGATACACAATAAGAAAAAGCAAGGTACTTTTAGAATGCCTCTAATATTAAATCAGGAGGATGAATCAAATTGGTTATCGAATGATTTAAATACAAGTGATATAACGGAATTACTAAATAGCTTTACTAGTAAAAAGTTCGTTGATTACCCAGTAAGAAAGAGTAGTGGTCATCCTATAAATAATACTGAAGGAATTCAACCTTTTTTTTACCCGGAACAACAATCGTTGTTTTAA